ATCAGCAGCACCACTCCTTCTTCCGATTCGCATATTTCCCGTTTCACCCTTACAGGAGAAAAGGGAGATATGAAAGATGAAAACCCATTTTTTAATCCCCAGGCAGACTGAAAATGAGCTTAGAAAAACAAATCAATGAGGATATTAAAGCATGTATGCTTGCCAGGGACAAAGACACTTTGGAGGCTTTACGTGCTGTAAAAGCTGCTATTTTGCTCGAAAAATCCGCGAAAGGTAATCCGAGTGATACGCTTACAGAAGAAGTTGAGCTTAAACTTTTGCAAAAGCTGGTGAAACAACGCAAAGAATCGGCGGAAGTGTACCGGCAGAAAAACCGTCTGGACTTGGAAAATGTAGAATTATTTCAGGCACAAGTAATTGAAAAATATCTACCCAGCCAGATGGGTAAAGAAGAGCTTACAGAAAAAATTAAAGGAATTATCGTTGAATGTGGAGCCAAGGATGCCCGCGACATGGGCAAAGTAATGGGCATTGCCACAAAACAATTTGCCGGAAAGGCTGATAATAAAATTGTTTCAGAAATAGTAAAGCTATTGCTTTCTACATAATGCTGTATTTGGTTTTTAAAAAAAAGTCCGCAGTTGCGGACTTTTTTTATATCTATTCTCCCAGTTTAAACCTCTTGAATGCCGTAACAGTAAGTTCTTTATCGGCATTTCTCAGAAACTGTCCAACAGTAACTTTATTATCTTTAATAAACTCCTGGTTAAGTAGGGTATTTTCTTTATAAAAACGCTGAAGTTTGCCAAGAGCAATTTTTTCTACCATTTCCTCAGGTTTTCCTTCCTGGCGAGCTTGTTCTTTTCCGATTTCAATTTCTCTTTCAACCGTATGCGAATCAACATCGTCTTTATCAATTGCAACAGGGTTCATAGCAGCCACCTGCATGGCAATTTCGTGACCAATTTCTTCTATTCCGGATACCTGTACTTTGTTTAAACCCACGATGGTAGCCAAGCGATTACCATGATGGTTATAAGCAAAAGTAACCGGAGCCTTAACACATTCATAGTGAGCAAGCCCCATTTTTTCACCGGTCTTACCTATCAAATCGGTAATTCCTTCGGTAACGGTTCTTCCATTAATAATGGTTGCTTTCATATCTTCAATAGAAGAGATGCGATCTGCAAGCCCTTTATTAACAATAGCGTTTGCAAAATCAACAAATTCCTGATTTTTACCTACAAAATCCGTTTCGCAGTTCAGCATAATAACAATTGAAAAAGTTTTGTCATCGGAAGTTTTTGCGATAACAATGCCTTCACTGGCGTCGCGATCTGCACGTTTTGAAGCCACTTTTTGTCCTTTTTTTCTCAAGTAATCAACGGCTTTTTCAAAATCGCCATCGGTTTCAACCAGTGCATGCTTGCAATCCATCATGCCGGCACCGGTCATTTGTCTTAATTTATTAACTTCACTTGCAGTTATATTTGCCATTTCTCGAATTTTAAAATTTATTTTTTGATACTGGGTTTACGAACGGTTGCCTTTTTGGGAGCAGCTTTACGCAAACTTTCGTCATTTTCACCTTCTGTTATTACTTTTACCTTTTGAATACGGGGAGTATCAATAATATCTATTGGAACTACGGGGATTATGCTCTCATCTTCTGTTTCAAAATCGTCAATAGATATCCGGGTATCGCCTGTTTCAAATTCTTCATGTTCTTCTTCTTGTTTATCGCGGTCGAGTTTACGATCGTTCAAACCTTCTTCAATAGCCTGTACCATAACGCGCATGATAAGATCAATGGATTTGGATGCATCATCGTTGGCAGGAATGGGAAAATCCACTTCATTCGGATTGGAGTTGGTATCTACAATAGCGAAAGTGGGAATATTGAGTTTATGGGCTTCGGCAACAGCGATGTGTTCTTTAAGAATATCCACTACAAAAACAGCGGAAGGTAAACGATTAAGGTCGGCAATACTTCCGAGGTTTTTTTCCAGTTTAGCTCTCTCGCGGGTAATCTGTAAACGTTCACGTTTAGAAATATTCTGAAAAGTGGGGCTATTCACCATTTTATCAATCTGCGACATTTTACGAACCGCTTTGCGGATAGTGGCAAAATTGGTAAGCATACCACCAGGCCAGCGTTCTGTAACGTATGGCATATTGATGTGCCTAACATGTTCAGCAACAATTTCTTTAGCTTGTTTTTTTGTAGCTACAAATAATACTTTTTTACCTGACTTGGCAATTTGTTTTAAAGCGGCTGAAGCTTCGTCAATTTTTGCCATTGTCTTGTACAGGTCAATGATGTGAATGCCATTTCGCTCCATAAAAATATAAGGAGCCATGTTGGGATTCCATTTACGTTTCAAATGTCCGAAGTGTACTCCGGCATCCAATAATTCTTCAAAATTTACTTTTGCCATTTTTTATGATTATTAAGTTTACATTCCTTGAAAAACAATTGCCAAGTAGTCCTGAGATTGAAACGAGGAGTCTTGGCAATTTAGATACTAAACTCTTTATATTCCACCAATTAACGTTTGCTGAACTGGAATCTTTTGCGAGCTTTGGGTTGTCCGGGTTTTTTACGTTCTACCATGCGGGGGTCTCTGCGCATTAATCCCTGCGCTTTCAGAGCAGGGCGGTTTTCAGGTTCTATTTTGCATAAGGCTCTTGCGATGGCTAAGCGTAAGGCTTCAGCCTGACCTGTGATACCTCCACCGTCAATAGTAGCGGTAATATCGTATTTATTGTTGTTACCGGTAATTTCAAAAGCCTGTGTAACGATATATTGCAATGGAGCAATAGTAAAATATTCTTTATAATCGCGTCCATTAACCACGATAGCTCCGTTGCCATCCTTAATATATATGCGGGCAACTGCGGTTTTTCTTCTGCCTAAAGCGTTGATAATTTCCATGCCAATTATTTAATAGAGTTTAAGTTAAGAGGTTTGGGTTGTTGTGCTTCATGTTTGTGTTCCGTGCCAGCATACACTTTCACGTTTTTTGCAATAGCGCGTCCCAGCCTGTTTTTGGGGAGCATACCCTTGATTGCCATTTCAACTACTGCAGTAGGCTTTTTTACAAACAATTCCTTGGGAGTAGCAATACGCTGTCCGCCAGGATAACCTGTATGGTGAATATATTCTTTATCTGTAAGTTTATTTCCTGAAAGTATTACTTTTTCTGCATTTATGATAATTACATTATCACCGCAATCAAGATTAGGGGTATAATAAGTTTTGTTTTTACCTTTTAAAATATTGGCTACTTTCGATGCCAAACGACCCAGTACCTGATTTTCTGCGTCTACGATGTACCACTCTTTTTGGATAATAGCAGGGGTAGCGCTTAAGGTTTTATAACTTAAAGTATTCATTGTATGTATTATTTTTCTGTTAATTGCCTTTATAACGAAAAAGGGGTGCAAAGGTAGAAATAAATTTTAATTGAACAAATTTACCAACAACAATTTGTTAATAATATCCTAAAATATTTCCTCCCTTTCTGTCATCAGGGAAGAAACTGAGTCAAAAAAAGGCTGACAAAAAACTTAAAAATGCAATGGCATTCTTTATATAACATTATTTATCAATGCACTATCAACAAAATTAGGTAAAGTTACCTGTAAACGGGGTTCCTTTTCCATAGCTCTGTGAATGGCAAACAAAGCAGGTTCGTTACGAGCCCAACCACGACGGGCAATACCGTTGTTTACATCCCAGAAAAGCATAGATTGCAATCGCCGGTCAGCATCGTCCGATCCATCAAGCAACATACCAAACCCACCGTTAATCACTTCACCCCAGCCTACACCACCTCCATTGTGCAATGATACCCATGTGGCTCCGCGAAAAGCATCTCCAATAACGTTTTGCACTGCCATATCTGCCGTAAAACGTGATCCGTCATATATATTGGAAGTTTCACGAAAAGGCGAATCGGTACCCGAAACATCATGATGATCTCTTCCAAGCACTACCGGGGCAGATATCTTTCCATCGCGGATTGCCTGATTGAAAGCAGCAGCTATGCGAATACGTCCCTCACAATCGGCATACAATATACGTGCTTGCGAACCTACTACCAGTTTATTCGTTTTTGCTCCCTGTATCCAGCGGATATTGTCCTTCATCTGCCGGCTAATTTCTACCGGAACAGTCTTTGCTATTTCTTCCAAAACCTCCATAGCAAGGTGGTCTGTAAGGTCTAAGTCCTCAGGCTTGCCCGAAGTACAAACCCAGCGGAAGGGGCCAAAGCCATAGTCGAAACACATAGGTCCCATAATATCCTGCACATAAGACGGATACTTAAATGTGCCGTCAGGATTCAGTACATCAGCACCTGCACGGGACGATTCGAGCAGGAAGGCATTTCCGTAATCGAAAAAATACATTCCACGGCTTGCCAGAATATTGATAGCTGAAACTTGCCTGCAAAGGGAATCCATAACATGTTTTTTAAAAGTCTCCGGATTAGCAACCATCATCCGTTTGGATTCCTCATACGATATATCTGCTGGATAATATCCTCCAGCCCAGGGATTGTGTAACGAAGTTTGATCGGAACCCAGATGAACCTCAATACTTCTTTCGGCGAGCCGTTCCCAAAGATTAACCACATTGCCAAGATACGCAATAGAATGTGGCTGTTTTTTCTCCATATAATTCAATGCCAGATTAATTGCGGTATCCACATTTTCAGTTATTTCGTCCACCCAGCCTTGTTCGTAGCGTTTACGGGCGGCTTTAGGGTTTATTTCAGCAGTAATGCTGACTACTCCTGCAATATTTCCGGCTTTGGGTTGGGCACCACTCATACCCCCGAGCCCGGAAGTAATAAACAACTTACTTTCCAGTCCTTCTCCCGGTTTGCATATCCGCCTTCCGGCATTCAGCACGGTAATGGTAGTTCCGTGTACTATGCCTTGTGGACCAATATACATATACGATCCGGCAGTCATTTGTCCATACTGTGAAACCCCCAGTGCGTTCATACGTTCCCAGTCATCGGGCTTAGAGTAATTTGGGATTACCATACCATTAGTAACCACTACCCGTGGAGCATCTTTATGTGAAGGGAATAAGCCCATGGGATGTCCCGAATACATTACAAGTGTTTGATCATCGGTCATTTTCGCAAGATACTTCATGGTAAGACGGTACTGTGCCCAGTTTTGAAAAACAGCTCCATTGCCACCATAAGTAATCAATTCATGCGGATGTTGAGCCACTGCAGGATCTAAATTATTCTGAATCATCAACATAATTGCAGCAGCCTGCCGGGTATTGCAGGGATATTCTTCAATAGGACGGGCAAACATGGGATATTCCGGACGGTAACGGTACATGTATATTCTGCCGTAAGTTTTTAGCTCCTCTGCAAATTCAAGAGCCAGTACCGCGTGTAAATGTGCAGGGAAATACCGGAGTGCATTTTTCAATGCAAGTTTTTTTTCTTCCCGAGTTAAAATATCTTTACGAACCGGAGCATGATTCACCAGGGAATCATAGGTAGGATGCGGTGGCAAATCATCAGGAATACCCTGTAAAATAGCTTGTTTAAAATCGTTTTGCAACATAAATTTATAAAAAATTAGGGGTGTAAAGTTACTCATTTTTAAAATAATGTACACTCTTCTGCCCGGATAAATTCATCATAAAGTTATTTTGTGAACGTATTGTTTTTTACATTTGCTGTTCTTTTAACAAAAAGTAATGAAAAAAATCTGTTTAATAACTGGTGCCACCAGTGGCATTGGAGAAGCAACCGCAATACAATTTGCTAAACAACATTGGAATTTAATTCTCAACGGTAGGCGTGCCGACAAACTGGAACAACTTTCTGCCAATCTTACTAATAATTTTGGCACCAAAGTATTAAATCTTCTGTTTGATGTAAGAAACCGGGAAGATGCTGTACGTTGCATCAACAACATGGACACAAACTGGAAAAAAATTGATGTATTGGTTAACAATGCAGGTCTTGCCGTGGGATTAAATCCCATACATGAAGGAATATTTGATGATTGGGACAGAATGATTGACACCAACATAAAAGGACTTTTGACACTTACACGGCTTATTGCCCCTCTGATGATTGAAAATGGAAAAGGACATATCGTAAATATCGGGTCAATAGCAGGAAAAGAGGTGTATCCCAACGGGAATGTGTATTGTGCTACCAAACATGCCGTTGATGCTCTCAGCAAGGCTATGCGGATAGACTTACTACCGTATAATATTAAGGTATCACAAGTTTGCCCCGGTGCTGTAAACACGGAATTTTCAATCGTACGATTCAAAGGAGACGTAAACAAAGCCGATGCCGTTTACCAGGGGTACCAACCATTAACAGCAACCGACATTGCCGATGCTATTTTTTATGTTTGCAATGCCCCTAATAATGTATGTATAAACGATATAATGGTGATGCCCTATGCCCAGGCTAATACCAGCGTCCTTATACGGAAATCATAAATAAAAAATAATTTCATATTTTAATTTTTCTTTATATTATTGTAACGTAAACAGGCTTCTAATTTATAATACTGATTCTATGGACTTTCCCGTTACGCGGATATTCGATTTAATCCCCCGCTATCAAAAAATTTTTGATCCCAAAGACGACGTTATTGCCGGAAAAGAAAACGGAGAATGGAAAAAATACAACATCACGCAATACATTGAAAACACTAACCTGCTAAGCTCAGGGTTATTACAATTAGGAATACAAAAAGGTGACACAATTGCCACTATCATCAACAACTGCCCGGAATGGAATTTCCTCGACATGGCTATTACTCAGATAGGAGCTATCCATGTACCCATTTACCCCACCATTACCGAAAACGATTACCAGTACATCCTTAATCATGCAGGGATTAAACTGGTGTTCGTAGCAACCGAAGACCTGCTAAAAAAGGTGGAAAGGATAAAACCGTCTATTCCCTCTTTACTCGACATTTATGCCCTGAAAAAGATAAATGGCGCAAAAACATTAGCGGATATTTATGCACTGGGAAATATGCATCTTCAATTGCAGGAGATTGAAAAAATTAAAAATTCCATTCTTCCCAACGATTGCTTTACCATCATTTACACTTCGGGTACCACGGGAAACGCTAAAGGAGTAATGCTATCGCACAATAACATTATCAGCAATTTTGTCGCTTTATCTTACATCCCGACTTTCGGACAGGAAGGAAAAGCACTAAGCTTCCTGCCTCTGTGCCACGTGTACGAACGTACGCTCAATTACCTGTATCAATACCTTGGAATTTCAATTTATTATGCTGAAAACCTTGGCACAGTAGGCGACAATATCAAAGAAATAAAACCTGATATGATGTGTGCCGTACCTCGACTGCTTGAAAAAGTGTATGACAAATTTATTGCCAACGGAAGAAAACAAAAAGGGCTAAAGAAAATGATTTTCTTCTGGGCAGTAAAAGTAGGCAGCAGATACGAACTCAACAACGCCAACGGAAAATTATACGCATATAAACTAAAAATTGCCAATAAATTAGTACTCAGCAAATGGAAGGAAGCATTAGGTGGCAATTTTAAAATAATTGTTTCGGGAGGAGCTTCGTTGCAAACCAAACTTGCCCGGCTATACCGGGCTTCGGGCTTACCGGTATATGAAGGATACGGACTCACTGAAACTTCTCCTGTTATTGCAGTAACCTCAACCGACCCCAATGGGATTAAATTCGGAACCGTAGGTCCTCCGCTGCGCGGCGTAGAAATGAAAATTGCACACGATGGCGAAATCGTATGCCGTGGTCCCAATATTATGCTTGGATATTATAAAAACGAGGCGCTTACGCAATCAGTTATTGATTCTGATGGATGGTTTCATACCGGCGACCTCGGAAAATTTGAACCGGAAGGGCAACTCCGGATTACCGGAAGAAAAAAAGAGATATTTAAAACCTCCTTAGGTAAATATATCGCCCCCGAATTAATCGAAAATAAAATAAAAGAATCTCCTTTTATTGATAATCTGATAGTAGTTGGAGAAAATCAGCGATTTGCCGCAGCCATTGTTCTTCCTGATTTTATCCATTTGCGAAACTGGTGTGCCATCAAGGAAATTCCATACACTACCAATGAAGAAATTATCAAGCTACCCAGAATAAAACAACGCTACCTGAAAGAAATCAATAAGTTCAATAAAGAATTAGGTAAAACTGAGCGCATAAGCAAAATTGAAATTATTTCCGACGAATGGTCGCAACTGAGCGGTGAACTCACCCCTACCTTAAAACTGAAAAGAAATGTTATTACCACGAAATATCAGGATTTGATAAATACAATTTTTAGCAGCAATAGCTTTGCAGAGGAAATGTAATGGCTTATACCTGCTCTGATTATTCATTAATATGCAGCAAACTATGCAGAAAGTTACCCGAATTTTCGACATACTTACAAGATATGCAACTCTTTACCCCGACAAAGGAGATGCCATAGCTGGTAAGGAGAACGGACAATGGATAAAATATAGCATAAGCGAATATATTGAAAACGCAAATTATATAAGTGCTGCACTGCTGACGCTCGGTATCCAGAAAGGAGATACCATCGCTACCATCTCGAGCAATAAACCGGAATGGAATATTGTTGATATGGGTATTTTGCAAATAGGTGCTGTTCATGTACCGATTTATCCCACCATCAGCGAATCCGATTATAAATTCATCCTCGGACATTCCGAGGTACAGTATATTTTTATTTCCGGAAAGGATATTTTTCGGAAAATCGAACATATACTTCCGGAAATACCTTCCATTAAAGGAGTATTTGCATTTAAGGAAACAGACGGAACAACCCCTTACCAGGAATGTATCGAGTTGGGCAAAAAGAGCCTCAACCTGCCGCAGCTCGAAAATATAAAGTCAGAAATACAAAGCTCCGATATCGCTACCATTATTTATACCTCGGGCACCACAGGCAGACAAAAAGGAGTGATGCTTACACATAATAATCTTATTTCCAATTTTACTGCCAGTGCACGCATCCCGTATTTTCTTGACCATACCAGCAAAACCGTAAGCTATCTGCCCCTTTGCCATGTATATGAACGTATGCTGAATTATGTATTCCAATACTTAGGAATGCCTGTTTATTACGTAGAAAGTACCGCAACAATTTCAGAAAATCTTAAAGAAGTTCAACCCAGTATTATGTCAACAGTTCCGCGACTGATTGAAAAAATCTACGACAAAATTTATAACGGCGGCAGAAAACTGAAAGGCATAAAGAAAATGATTTTTTTCTGGGCTTTACGGATTGCTTTACGCTACGAACTGGATGGTGCTAACGGTACCTTGTACGAAACCAAACGTAAAATTGCCGATAAACTTGTGTACAGCAAATGGCGCGAAGCCTTCGGCAACAAACTGAAAATTATTGTTTCGGGAGGTGCAGCCCTGCAGCCTCGCCTTTCCCGTGTTTTTTGGGC
The Lentimicrobiaceae bacterium genome window above contains:
- a CDS encoding GatB/YqeY domain-containing protein, which produces MSLEKQINEDIKACMLARDKDTLEALRAVKAAILLEKSAKGNPSDTLTEEVELKLLQKLVKQRKESAEVYRQKNRLDLENVELFQAQVIEKYLPSQMGKEELTEKIKGIIVECGAKDARDMGKVMGIATKQFAGKADNKIVSEIVKLLLST
- the tsf gene encoding translation elongation factor Ts; translation: MANITASEVNKLRQMTGAGMMDCKHALVETDGDFEKAVDYLRKKGQKVASKRADRDASEGIVIAKTSDDKTFSIVIMLNCETDFVGKNQEFVDFANAIVNKGLADRISSIEDMKATIINGRTVTEGITDLIGKTGEKMGLAHYECVKAPVTFAYNHHGNRLATIVGLNKVQVSGIEEIGHEIAMQVAAMNPVAIDKDDVDSHTVEREIEIGKEQARQEGKPEEMVEKIALGKLQRFYKENTLLNQEFIKDNKVTVGQFLRNADKELTVTAFKRFKLGE
- the rpsI gene encoding 30S ribosomal protein S9, whose protein sequence is MEIINALGRRKTAVARIYIKDGNGAIVVNGRDYKEYFTIAPLQYIVTQAFEITGNNNKYDITATIDGGGITGQAEALRLAIARALCKIEPENRPALKAQGLMRRDPRMVERKKPGQPKARKRFQFSKR
- the rplM gene encoding 50S ribosomal protein L13 — its product is MNTLSYKTLSATPAIIQKEWYIVDAENQVLGRLASKVANILKGKNKTYYTPNLDCGDNVIIINAEKVILSGNKLTDKEYIHHTGYPGGQRIATPKELFVKKPTAVVEMAIKGMLPKNRLGRAIAKNVKVYAGTEHKHEAQQPKPLNLNSIK
- a CDS encoding urocanate hydratase — encoded protein: MLQNDFKQAILQGIPDDLPPHPTYDSLVNHAPVRKDILTREEKKLALKNALRYFPAHLHAVLALEFAEELKTYGRIYMYRYRPEYPMFARPIEEYPCNTRQAAAIMLMIQNNLDPAVAQHPHELITYGGNGAVFQNWAQYRLTMKYLAKMTDDQTLVMYSGHPMGLFPSHKDAPRVVVTNGMVIPNYSKPDDWERMNALGVSQYGQMTAGSYMYIGPQGIVHGTTITVLNAGRRICKPGEGLESKLFITSGLGGMSGAQPKAGNIAGVVSITAEINPKAARKRYEQGWVDEITENVDTAINLALNYMEKKQPHSIAYLGNVVNLWERLAERSIEVHLGSDQTSLHNPWAGGYYPADISYEESKRMMVANPETFKKHVMDSLCRQVSAINILASRGMYFFDYGNAFLLESSRAGADVLNPDGTFKYPSYVQDIMGPMCFDYGFGPFRWVCTSGKPEDLDLTDHLAMEVLEEIAKTVPVEISRQMKDNIRWIQGAKTNKLVVGSQARILYADCEGRIRIAAAFNQAIRDGKISAPVVLGRDHHDVSGTDSPFRETSNIYDGSRFTADMAVQNVIGDAFRGATWVSLHNGGGVGWGEVINGGFGMLLDGSDDADRRLQSMLFWDVNNGIARRGWARNEPALFAIHRAMEKEPRLQVTLPNFVDSALINNVI
- a CDS encoding SDR family NAD(P)-dependent oxidoreductase, whose protein sequence is MKKICLITGATSGIGEATAIQFAKQHWNLILNGRRADKLEQLSANLTNNFGTKVLNLLFDVRNREDAVRCINNMDTNWKKIDVLVNNAGLAVGLNPIHEGIFDDWDRMIDTNIKGLLTLTRLIAPLMIENGKGHIVNIGSIAGKEVYPNGNVYCATKHAVDALSKAMRIDLLPYNIKVSQVCPGAVNTEFSIVRFKGDVNKADAVYQGYQPLTATDIADAIFYVCNAPNNVCINDIMVMPYAQANTSVLIRKS
- a CDS encoding long-chain fatty acid--CoA ligase — translated: MDFPVTRIFDLIPRYQKIFDPKDDVIAGKENGEWKKYNITQYIENTNLLSSGLLQLGIQKGDTIATIINNCPEWNFLDMAITQIGAIHVPIYPTITENDYQYILNHAGIKLVFVATEDLLKKVERIKPSIPSLLDIYALKKINGAKTLADIYALGNMHLQLQEIEKIKNSILPNDCFTIIYTSGTTGNAKGVMLSHNNIISNFVALSYIPTFGQEGKALSFLPLCHVYERTLNYLYQYLGISIYYAENLGTVGDNIKEIKPDMMCAVPRLLEKVYDKFIANGRKQKGLKKMIFFWAVKVGSRYELNNANGKLYAYKLKIANKLVLSKWKEALGGNFKIIVSGGASLQTKLARLYRASGLPVYEGYGLTETSPVIAVTSTDPNGIKFGTVGPPLRGVEMKIAHDGEIVCRGPNIMLGYYKNEALTQSVIDSDGWFHTGDLGKFEPEGQLRITGRKKEIFKTSLGKYIAPELIENKIKESPFIDNLIVVGENQRFAAAIVLPDFIHLRNWCAIKEIPYTTNEEIIKLPRIKQRYLKEINKFNKELGKTERISKIEIISDEWSQLSGELTPTLKLKRNVITTKYQDLINTIFSSNSFAEEM
- a CDS encoding long-chain fatty acid--CoA ligase, which translates into the protein MQKVTRIFDILTRYATLYPDKGDAIAGKENGQWIKYSISEYIENANYISAALLTLGIQKGDTIATISSNKPEWNIVDMGILQIGAVHVPIYPTISESDYKFILGHSEVQYIFISGKDIFRKIEHILPEIPSIKGVFAFKETDGTTPYQECIELGKKSLNLPQLENIKSEIQSSDIATIIYTSGTTGRQKGVMLTHNNLISNFTASARIPYFLDHTSKTVSYLPLCHVYERMLNYVFQYLGMPVYYVESTATISENLKEVQPSIMSTVPRLIEKIYDKIYNGGRKLKGIKKMIFFWALRIALRYELDGANGTLYETKRKIADKLVYSKWREAFGNKLKIIVSGGAALQPRLSRVFWAAGVWIIEGYGLTETSPVIAVNNFWDKGVKFGTVGPALQGVQIKINDDGEILCKGENVMKGYFKEPALTLEVIDSDGWFHTGDIGHIEPEGQLKITGRKKEIFKTSLGKYISPELIENKFKESRFIDTIMVIGENQKFAAALIVPDFAHLQSWCAIKEIPYTTNAEMVNHPRIKQRFQKEINKYNKFFGATEQIKRYELMPSEWSIESSELTASLKLKRNAICSKYKPVIDAIFNIESGE